The genome window TTTCCGAGTTGCTGGCGCGGGTGCGCAGCCTGTTGCGCCGAGGCGGTTCGACGCAACAGGAAACCAGCCTGCAACTGGCCGACTTGCGCCTGGACCTGATCCGCCGTCGCGTCGAACGCAGCGGTCGGCGCATCGACCTCACCGCCAAGGAGTTCGCCTTGCTGGAAATGCTCCTGCGCCGCCAGGGTGAAGTGCTGCCCAAATCGCTGATCGCGTCCCAGGTCTGGGACATGAACTTCGACAGCGACACCAACGTCATCGAGGTCGCCATCCGGCGCCTGCGCATCAAGATCGACGATGAGTTCCCCAATAAGCTCATCCACACCGTGCGGGGCATGGGGTATGTGCTTGAAGAGCGCAGCCTGTGAGGGGCCGGTGGTCGCTGAGCAGCCGCCTGGCGCTGCTGTTCGCCGCCTGCACGGCAGTTGTGTCGTTGTTTGCCGGCGTGCTGTTCAGCCGTGGCAGCGAGGCACACTTCATCGAGTTGGACCAGCAACTGCTCGAAGGCAAGCTGATCGGCCTGCGCCGCGCCCTGCAAGACCTCAACGCCGAGCAGACCCAGCGCCGACTGGAAGATGAGCTGAGCCGTCAGGCCGACCTGGCGCTGCGCATCAAGGGCAGCGATGGCGTGCGCTGGTACGACAGCTCGATCCGGATTCCGGCTCAGTTGCCGGAGCGGCCCGGCCTGTCGACCCTCAGCGATGCCGACAACGATTACCGGGTGTTGAATGCACCGCTGTATCCCGACCGAGCCGATTCACCGCAACTGACCCTGTTGCTGGACATCACCCACCACCAGCACTTCCTGCAACGCATGCAAAGGCTGATCTGGCTGACCGTCGGCCTTTCGGCCCTGGCCACCGCCCTGCTCGGTGCCTGGGCCGCCCGGCGGGCCCTGCGGCCGTTGCGACGCATGGGCGCC of Pseudomonas fluorescens contains these proteins:
- a CDS encoding heavy metal response regulator transcription factor — its product is MKLLIVEDQTKTGQYLRQGLGEAGFNADLVADGITGQQLALSGEYALLILDVMLPGRDGWQILQAVRGAGLDTPVLFLTARDAVQERVHGLELGADDYLVKPFAFSELLARVRSLLRRGGSTQQETSLQLADLRLDLIRRRVERSGRRIDLTAKEFALLEMLLRRQGEVLPKSLIASQVWDMNFDSDTNVIEVAIRRLRIKIDDEFPNKLIHTVRGMGYVLEERSL